The following is a genomic window from bacterium.
TCAAGCCCTCAAGATTGTAGCCCCCTTCCAAGGCCACAAGCACCCTGCCCTGGCAAACCTCCTCAGCCATCTCCAAGAGCACTCTAGCCAGCAAGCCGAATCCAGCTCCTGTGACGGCCATGCCTCCCAAGGGATCTCCCTCATATATGTCAAAGCCGGCGGAGATGATCAGCAACTGAGGTTTGAACACTTTTCCCACGGCAGCAAATATTCTTCTGTAGATGCCCACGTACTCTGAATCTCCACATCCTATCGACAAAGGCACATTGACAGTATAGCCTGTGCCTTGCCCTTTGCCTGTTTCCTGAAAGGAGCCACTTCCAGGGTAATAGGGATACTGGTGGGTGGAACCATAGAGCACCGTAGGGTCATCATAAAAGGCCCATTGGGTGCCGTTTCCATGATGAAGGTCCCAATCCAGTATCATGACGCGGGACAGTCCGTGGCGCACCTGGGCGTATCTGGCTGCCACCGCCACGTTGTTGAAAAGGCAAAACCCCATTGCCCGAGACGGCTCGGCATGGTGCCCGGGAGG
Proteins encoded in this region:
- a CDS encoding histone deacetylase, which codes for MSAKTGVVKDPLFLEHDPGPYHPESPDRLKTLYEMLQEPDLGGGFILIPPRSATREDLERVHEPRYIERVASTAGRPRTSLDPDTQTSARSYEAALFAVGGCLEALDRIMAGEIKNGFAMIRPPGHHAEPSRAMGFCLFNNVAVAARYAQVRHGLSRVMILDWDLHHGNGTQWAFYDDPTVLYGSTHQYPYYPGSGSFQETGKGQGTGYTVNVPLSIGCGDSEYVGIYRRIFAAVGKVFKPQLLIISAGFDIYEGDPLGGMAVTGAGFGLLARVLLEMAEEVCQGRVLVALEGGYNLEGLRAGGKAVLLELMGRPSSDRDLVAVEAQGKSRVDALVKRVSDAHGEKWKGALIWD